The region AATTTCAATCTTACTTTTTAAGTTTCGAGACGGGTAGTCGTTTGGAATTAACAACTAAAAAATTTCTATCGGATAGAGCAGCAGATAGTTTAGGCTATGCTCATATTGCTATTTCTGTGGGAACTAAAAACGATGTTGATTTTTTTGTCGAAAAATTAGTAGAAGATGGATACCCTCTGCTAAATGGCCCTCGTACTACTGGAGACGGCTATTATGAAGCAGTGATTCAAGATCCTGAGGGGAATCTGATAGAACTAACAACTGATTGAAAAAAATAAATGGTTAATGGAGAGTAGAAAAGATGACAAAAGATTTTGATTATCAACAAATGATAACAGGAGAACTCTATTTTGCGCCAGATATATTTCCTGAAAACAGTTCATTAGAAGGCAAAAAACTAGCACAAAAAATTAATAACCTTCCTATAGAAAATAAAGAAGAAATCGTAGCGTTGGAAAAAAAGTTATTTGGCAAAACGGGAAATTCCATCTATGTCAATCCACCTTTGTATGTTGACTATGGGCGACATGTGGAGATTGGCGATAACTTTTACGCGAATATGGATTGTGTTTTTTTAGATGTGAACAAGATTAGCATTGGAGACAATGTAATGGTTGGCCCTCGTGTTAGTTTCTACACTGCGGGACATCCTACTGATGCAGAAGTTAGAGTGAAAG is a window of Carnobacterium mobile DSM 4848 DNA encoding:
- a CDS encoding VOC family protein → MHLEHVAIWTKDLEKMREFYEKYFNVTSSELYYNQRTQFQSYFLSFETGSRLELTTKKFLSDRAADSLGYAHIAISVGTKNDVDFFVEKLVEDGYPLLNGPRTTGDGYYEAVIQDPEGNLIELTTD
- a CDS encoding sugar O-acetyltransferase, yielding MTKDFDYQQMITGELYFAPDIFPENSSLEGKKLAQKINNLPIENKEEIVALEKKLFGKTGNSIYVNPPLYVDYGRHVEIGDNFYANMDCVFLDVNKISIGDNVMVGPRVSFYTAGHPTDAEVRVKELEFGLPIVIEDNVWIGGSASILPGVTVGENSIVAAGAVVTKDVPNNTIVGGNPARVIRKIGEKDKEKWEKAMHDYHTAKKDK